The DNA window ACCTGCCGATCCCGGGCATCGTCCATATTGGGCAGCCTTATTGGTATGGCGAGGGCGGCGATCTCTCGCCCGCCGAATTTGGCCTCAAGGTCGCCCGCGAACTCGAAGCGAAGATCGACGAGCTGGGCGAGGAGAATGTCGCAGCCTTCGTCGCCGAACCGGTGCAGGGTGCTGCCGGCGTCATCATCCCGCCCGAGACCTATTGGCCGGAAATCGACCGGATCTGCAAGGCGCGCAATATCCTGCTCGTGACCGACGAGGTGATCTGCGGTTTCGGCCGTCTGGGCGCCTGGTTCGGCCATCAGCATTTCGGCGTCGAGCCGGATCTCGCGCCGATCGCCAAGGGCCTTTCCTCCGGCTATCTGCCGATCGGCGGCGTGCTCGTCAGCGACAGGATCGCCGATGTGCTGATCAACGAGGTCGGCGAGTTCAATCACGGCTTCACCTATTCCGGACATCCGGTCTGCGCCGCCGCCGCACTCGAAAATCTGCGCATCATCGAGGAGGAACGGCTGGTCGAACGTGTGCGCGACGATATCGGTCCTTATTTCGACAAGGCCTGGGCGGCGCTATCCGAACACGATCTGGTCGGTGAAGCCGATAGTATCGGGCTGATGGGCGGCCTGCAGCTTGCCGCCGACAAGCGCACGCGCGCTCGCTATGAAAAGCCCGATCAGATTGGCGCGCTGGTGCGCAACCACGCATTGGCGAACGGCCTCGTACTGCGCGCCACGGCCGACCGCATGCTCGCCTCACCGCCGCTTATTATCAGCCATGCGGAGGTGGACGAGATGGCAAGGGTTACCAAGCTGGCACTGGATGCGGCTTGGAAGGAGCTAAGATCCTGATTTCGTTCAGCTCGGCTGATCAACCCAGGCATAGCCGAAGCGATAGCTGTCGTCGCCGCGACTGTAGAGATAGGGTACGTCGATGACCGACGACTCCGGCGCTGATATGCCGAGGTGGGCCTGGAGCCATTGCGCCATATCCGGCGGAAGCGCTTCGTTTTTCCCCTTATGCGGTATGAGCCACACGAGAAGAAGCGGCCGGCGGCCGGAGAGATCCGGCTTGAAGCCGGGGTAATCCATGGAGAGGACGGGAATGCCGGAAATATCCTGTCTGAGATTGCCGGCGAGCAGGCTGTCGCCGGCAAGGATCGCCGCCGGTTCGGCCTTTTTGCGCAAGCTTTCGAGCATATCGGCATATGGCCTGTTCAGGCGCTCATAGTGACCCGTGAACCGCGCGCTTGCCACACTGCCGTAAAGGGCCGCAGGCACGCCGATCATGATGACGGCAATCACGGGCATGAAGCGCCGGAAAGCCTTGCTGGTCTCAACGCCTGCCGCCTCGATCTTCAGGCAGAGATACAGCGGCACGATGAAGAGCATCGGCACCAGCCAGCGGTCCTTGATGCCGGCCGCGCCGCCGAAGACGATCAACAGCAGAATGCCGGTGAGAAAAATGAGCATCATCCGCTCGATCAGCCGCGTCCATTCCGATTGGGCGGTCAGCGATGGACGAAGGCTCTTGCCAAAGACGACGGCGAACACCGCCACCGTCAATCCGGCGAAGCCGACGGTGGCAAGGGCGAGGGAACCGGCGCCCATGGCCACTTGCATGGGATAGCTGGCATCGCCGCTGGCGGTCATCTTCTCCAGGGTGCGGGCCGTCGCGAAATCGAGATTGTCCTTCAGCCAGAAGAGATGCGGCAGCGTGATGACGAGCGCCGCGACAGCAGTCACCGCGAGCCTCCGATCGAAGATCCGCGTCCGAAGGCGCGCATCCGTCAGCGCGGCAATTAAGGCTGCGGCTGGCAGGATGGCGAAATTGTACTTGGCAAGCAGGCCGAAACCGATGCCGATGCCGGCGACCAGATAGGAGGCGAGGCTCGGCCGTTTCAAGCTGAGGATAAAGCCGTAGAAGAAAAGACTGGCCGAAAAGAAGACCGCGACGGTATGCGTCAGATCGCGCTGCATCTCGAAAACCATTTGCGGGATGGTCAGCAATCCGAGTGTCGCCATCACCACCAGCCTCTTGTCGCGCAGGATGAGTTGCGCGGTCAGGCCGTAGAGCAGATAGGAGGTGAACAGGAGGAGGTTCTTCACCACCGACAGCGCGACAAGCGAAACCCCGGCAAACAGGAAGACTGTATATTGCAGCCAGTTGTAGAATGGTGGCTGCGGGCCGTAGCCGGCGGCGAGCCACTGCGAGCGGAAGGCCTGCTCGGCTTCGTCGAGGTCGAGCGAATGTGAGGTCGCGAGCCGCACGCCGATCTGAAGCGCGAAATAGGCGGCCAGCAGGACAAAAATCCACCTGATGTCGCGATTACTGGTCTCGGTCATTTATCTTGCCCCGGCCGAACCCAGGCATAGCCAAGGGCGAAATTGTCCCCCTGGCGCCCGAAATAATAGGGAAGCGACACGGCGCCGATCTCCTGCGGTGTGATATCGGCCGCCGCCAGTGCCGATGAAAACCGCTCCGGCATGACCGCATCCGCAGCCGTCGCCGTCTTCTTGCCGCGCCAGACGATGAGCACCGGTCCGCCTGATGCCGCGTAGGCCGGGATGCCGGCTGCAGGGAAATCCGGGATGACCACGGGCACGTCGGGATGCATCAGGCGCATGTTTCCGCCGACATAGGTATCCGAGGCGATGATCAGCGCGGGTTCAGCCTGCCGCGTCATATCGCGCGCGAGATCGGCCATCGGCACATTCGGCCTGCTATAGGTGCCGATCAGCCCGGCGCCGACGACGCGGAAGCCGAGCGCAATCAGCACGCAGGCCATCAGCACCGGCACAACAGGCCAGAAGCGGCGCAGGCCGGCAGAAAGCTCGAGCCCGGCCGCCTTCATCTTTGCCAGGAAATAGATCGGCAGCACCAGCAGAAACGGATCGAGCCAACGTTCACGCACCGTCGTGGAGCCGGTGAACAGAACGATCAGAAGGATTCCCGCGAGGCTCGCGAACATCATCCGCTCCATCATCCGGGTCCAGCGGTTTCCGGTTGAAAGCGCCCGGATAAAATCCCCGCGGAAGGCGGCGGCGAAGATGGCGACGGGCAGCGCTGCGAAGGCGATGATGGCGACGACAAAGGCGAGAATACCTTTGCCGATCCGCAAGGCGCCGGCCGGTTCATTGCCGGCAGCCATTTTGACGAGAGTATCGGAGGAGGCGAATTCGAGATTGCTGCGCAGCCAGATCGCGTGCGGCAGAACGATGACGAGCGCGACGGCGATCGCCGCCAGCAGGCGCCAGTCGAGCGCTCTGCGCCGCCATTCGGCATCGGGCAGGATGGCGATTAGCGCGGCGACGGGCATCAGTGCGAAGTTATATTTCGAGATCAGACCGATGCCGGTGGCAAGCCCCAGCAGGAGATAGCTGCCGATATCGGGGCGCTCGAGCGTGCGGAAGAGGCCGTAGAGGAAGAGCGAGCTTGCAAAAAGCAGCGCCGTCGTATGGGTCAGATCCTGCTGCGCCATGTAGGAGACCTGGGGCAGGGTGATCAGCGCCAGCATCCCGGCGGCGGCGAGTGCCTGGTCCTTCAGGACCTCGCGCCCGGCAAGGCCGTAAAAGAGATAGCACAGGAAGAGCAGGATATTCTTCGGGATGATAAGGGCGCCCATCGACAATCCGGTCACCGAAACGACCGCATATTGCATCCAGTTGTAGAAGGGTGGCTGCGGGCCGTAGCCCGCCAGCAGATATTGCGAGAAGAAGGACTGCTCGGCTTCGTCGAGTTCAAGCGAGTGCGGAAGCGCCAATCGCAGTGCGATGTTCAGCACGAAATAGGCTGCAAGCAGCAGCGCCGCGGTTCTGATCGTCCTCGTCGCGCCTTCCAGCATCGTGCTGCCGGTTTACGCTCGGCTTTGATCGTCGAAGATCTGCCGCACAATATAGTTCGGGGATGCGTCATCACGGTAATAGGTGCGCGCGATCATTTCCGCCAGAATGCCGGTGGTGATCATCTGCACCGACGAAAGCAGGAGCACGACGCCCACCATCAGCATCGGGCGTGTGCCGATATCGTTGCCCAAAATGAACTTGTCGAAGCCGAGATAGAGCAGGATCAATATGGCAACCGCGCCGAGACCGAGGCCGAGCGAGCCGAAGAAATGGCCGGGCCGGGCCTTGTAGCGCATGAAGAACATCACCGACAGCAGATCGAGGATGACGCGGAAGGTGCGCGAAATGCCATATTTCGAAACGCCGTGCTCGCGGGCATGATGGGTGACGACCATCTCGCCGATGCGCGAGCTTGGCACGACGCCGGCGACCCAGGCCGGGATGAAGCGGTGCATCTCGCCCATCAGCTTGACCTGCTTGATGATCGACGCCCGGTAGATCTTCAGGCTGCAGCCGTAGTCGTGCAGCTTGACGCCGGTGATGCGGCCGATCAGGTAGTTGGCGCACCAGGAAGGAATTTTGCGCAACAGCAGGCCGTCCTGGCGGTTCTTGCGCCAGCCGACCAGGAGATCGAGTTCGCGCCGTTCGAGCTCCGAGACCATCGAAGGGATATCCTTCGGGTCGTTCTGCAGGTCGCCGTCCATCGTCGCAATCAGGCGGCCGCGGGCGGTGTCGATGCCGGCCTGCATGGCAGCGGTCTGGCCGAAGTTGCGCTGCAGCTCGACGATCCTGAGTACCAGCCCTTCGCGCCCGACGAACTTGCGGGCGTTGACGAGCGTCGCATCCGTGCTGCCGTCGTCGACGAGGATCAGTTCCCACCGATGAGGATATTGGGCCATCGCCGCAAGGATACGCTCGACAAGCGGACCGACGCTTTCCTCTTCATTGAAAACGGGCACGACCAGCGACAGCTCGAGCGATTGTACCGGATCATTCGTGCCGCGAATGGGCTCTACCGTTGTCTGCAACTCTTATCTCCAAAAGGCCGGCGGCCTTGCAATCTTACTGCCGCCATCGCGCTAGCGGAAGCCTAGTACATGAAGTGTCAGCACGTTGCCAGCGGGCAATGCCGCTTTCCCCGCAAACGGCGGGCTTGCCGTAACTCTATTTCGCGCCGCCTTCCACCCAGGAATAGCCAATCGAAAAGGTATGTTTGCCATCACCGAAGAGGTAGGGCAGCGTCAACGTGTTCAACTCTTTCAGATGAATGCCCGATTTCACCAGATCGCTGGCAAAACCTGGAGAAATGGTTGGGTCATTTGCCGTTTCACCGCGCCAGACGACAAGCACAGGACCCCTGGCAGCCGCATATTCGGGAACTCCGGGGCCTGGAAAGAATGGAATTACGACCGGAACGTCGGGAAACCGCAGCCTCATATTGCCTGCCACGAACTTCGTTCCGGCCACGATCAGGACAGGTTTGCGGGTCTTGGTCAGCTCGGCCACGTAGCCGGAGAAGGGCACGTTCGTTCTCGTATAGGTGCCGATATACTGAATGGCGACGATCCTGAGCAGAAGTATCGCCAAGATGACGGTCATGAAGACAGGCACGACGGGCCGGAAACGCGCAAGGCCGGCGGAAAGATCCAAGCCTGCGGTTTCGAGTTTCAGGAACAGATAGATCAGCAGGACGAGCAGGCATGGATCGAGCCAACGCTCGTGTATATCGCTCGCGCCGGCGAAGATAACGACGCCGACGAAGGCAAGCAGGCTGACGATCATCATCCGTTCGATCACCCGGATTATCGGACTGGACGCGGAAAGCGCACGGAAGAAATCGCGTCGGAAGGCTGCTGCGATAAGCACGATCGGCAGTGCGACGAAGCCGAGGACGGCGATGACGAGGGACAGCAGACCCTGTCCGATGCGCGGCAGGCCCGCGGCTGCCTCGTGGTCGGCGGTCATCCGCTCCATGGTCGGGGCCGAAGCGCTGACGAGATTGTCGGGCAACCAGAGCGCATGCGGCAGAATGATCAGAATGGCGATTGCGAACGCCGGCAGCAGACGCCAGTCGAACAGGCGGCTACGCCACTTTCGGTCCATCATGACGGCGACGAAGGCGGCAAATGGCAGGATGGCGAAATTGTATTTGGAAATCAGCCCGATGCCGGTGGCGATGCCGACGACGAGGTAGCTGCCGATCGTCGGCTGTCGAAGTGTGCGAAAAAAGCCGAAGAGGAAGAGCGAGGTCGCAAACAGCAGGGCAACTGTGTGAGTGAGTTCGCGCTGCGCCATCAGGCCGACCTGCGGCAGGGTAATCAGGCTCAACATGGCAATGGGCGGGAGCAAGCGGCTCTTCAGCACCTCGCGGGCAGCCAGCCCGTAAAAAAGATAGCAGCCGAAGAGAATGATATTCTTCGGAACCGAGAGGGCCCACATTGTGATGCCCGTCACCGAAACGACGGCATATTGGATCCAGTTGTAGAAGGGCGGTTGCGGACCGTAGCCGGCGAGAAGATATTGCGAGTAGAACGATTGCTCGGCCTCATCGAGATCGAGCGTATGAGGGAGCGCGACGCGGAGCGCGATGTTCAGCAGAAAATAGACTGCCAGAAAAATGCTGGCGCTCGTGATGCTTCTGGTAATGCGCTCCAACATCGGTCTCCAAGTCAAGCGGGCGAGGCGCCGTCATCCGTCGGTCCGCTGCGGGGATCGTCGGCCATGAAGCGATCTCGCCGCCATCGCCATCAACTCCGCCGTTGTGCGCAACCTTCATTTCTCCTAAAACGCCTGCGACGGGACCGAGGCCCATGCCGACGCCAAGCGAGGAATGCCTACTACATGAAGAGTTCGACCGTTGAAAGCCAGCAGTCCTGGTTTATGCGCAATCGCATGACGGCGCTGACGGTCGTTATTGTCGCAGCCTATGTGCTCTTCGTGCAATGGTTCTGGGGTTGGCCGGTCATCATTGGCCAATGGGCCGATGTCGGGGCTGGCCCCGTGATCGGCGCGCTCGTGGCTCTGACAAGTACCTATTTCCTGCGGACCTGGCGCATCTACGACTATTTTCCGAAGGAAACGGCGGGCCGGTTCGCGACCCTCTTCCGCGTCACGCAGATCCACAATCTGCTGAACATCATGTTGCCCTTCCGCACCGGCGAGACCAGCTTTCCGTTGCTGATGCGCACCGAATTCGGCATTCCCCTGACGCGCGGAACCTCGGCGCTTCTGGTCATGCGGCTGCTCGACCTGCACGCGCTTCTCGCGGCCGCCGGCATCGGCTTTGCGTTTGCCGCGGCCGATGCGCTCGTCGCATGGTCGCTTTGGGTGGTCTTCCTGCTGCTGCCTGTCGCAGCGTTCGCCGCCCGCAAGCCGCTGTTGCGCGTGGCCGCCAGGCTGTTGCCTGCGAAGCTGCAGAAATTCGTCGTCGAGATCGAAAACGGCCTGCCGCTTGATGCCGCAGCCTTCGCGCGCGCCTGGGCGATGACCATCGTCAACTGGCTGGTGAAGGTGATCGTGCTCGCATGGGCGCTCGACCTGATGGGGGTGCTGCCGATGGCGGCAAGCTTCGGCGGCGCGCTCGGCGGCGAACTCTCCTCCGTTCTGCCGGTGCATGCGCCCGGAGGTGTCGGCACCTATCCCGCCGGCATCACCGCCGGCGCCATTGCGCTTGGAGCTTCGAGCGAGCGGATGGCGCTGGCCGTGCTAGCGCAGGCGAGCGTCAATGCGCATCTCCTGATCATCGTCTCGGCGCTGACAGGCACGGCGATCTCATTGCCGCTCGGGCGCCGCGGCAAGCTCTGAAATCCGCTTCCGCAGAAAGGCCAGCTCTGGCTCCTGCCGACAGAGGGACAGTGCCCTTTGATAGGCTGCGATCGCCTCTTCGGTGCGGCCGAGCCTGCGCAGGAAATCGGCACGCGCCGCATGGGCGAGGTGATAAGCCTTGAGCTCCTCGCGCGCTAAAATGGCATCGACCAGATCCAGCCCCTTTGCCGGTCCTTCGGTCATCGAGATCGCCGCGGCGCGGTTGAGTTCGACGATGGGGGAGGGCTGCGCCGCCAGCAGCAGGTCGTAATAGAAGGTGATCCGCCGCCAATCGGTCTCTTCGGCGGTCGGCGCCCTGACATGCTCGGCAGCGATCGCCGCTTGTACCGTATAGGCGCCAATCTCTGCGGCCCGCATCGCCTCGGCGAGAAGCGCAAGGCCTTCCGCGATTTTTGCGTGGTCCCAGAGCGAGCGGTCCTGATCGGCAAGCAGGACCAGCGCCCCCTGCTCGTCGCTGCGTGCCAAGCGGCGGGAATCCTGCAGCAGCATCAGCGCCAGCAGACCGCGTGCGTCGGGATGTGGCAGCAGCGTCAGAAGCAGCCGCGCCAGCCTAATCGCCTCTGCGGTCAGGTCTGCGCGTACCACGTCTCCGCCTGATGAGGCGGAATAGCCCTCGTTGAAAACGAGATAGATGACGTGCAGCACCTGATCCAGCCGCTCTGGCAATGAATCGCGGCCCGGCACTTCGTAGGGGATATTCGCTGCCCGGATCCTGTTCTTGGCGCGCACGATCCGTTGGGCGACCGTCGGCGCCGGAACAAGGAAGGCATGGGCGATCTCTTCGGTAGTCAATCCGCAGATTTCCCGCAGCGCCATCGCCGTCTGCGCGTCGGCGGGAATGGCGGGATGGCAGCAGGTGAAGATCAGCCGCAGCATGTCGTCCTCGATTGCTTCCATATCGCCAATCTCCGTTTCGTCGACGCTGTAGAGGCTGTCCTCGATGTGCTGCTGCGAGGCATCGAAGCGCGCTCGCCGCCGGATGGTGTCGATCGCCTTGAACCGTCCCGTCGAAACCAGCCAGGCGAACGGATTGACGGGAATGCCATCCGTCGGCCATGTCCGGGCGGCCGCGGCAAAGGCATCCTGAAGCGCTTCCTCCGCCCGGTCGAAATCCCCGAGCAGGCGGATCAGTGTCGCCAGCACCCGGCGCGACTGCGTTCGATAAATCTCCTCGATCACATTTTCCAAGGGCACCTCAGTCCGGCAGTGTGAGCGTCCGAACGGGCCTCAGTTCGACCGCGCCGTAACGCGCCGATGGGATTCGTCCGGCGATCTCTTTCGCCTTCACCATATCCGGCGCCTCGATGACGTAGAAGCCGGCAAGATGCTCCTTCGTCTCCACATATGGGCCATCGGTGGCGGACAGCCGGCTGTTTCGAACGCGCACGACGGTTGCCTGGTCAGGCATCTCCAAGGCATCGGAATGGATCATGATGCCTTCGCGGAGCAGTTCCTCGTCGAAGGCCAAATGTGCTCTGATCAGTTCGCTGGTTTCATCAGGCGTCAACGTGCCGTCGGTGTCGGCGCAATTATAGATGAGGCAGATGTAGCGCATGGCTATCTCCCGTCCTGGATCGAATAAGCGGGGCGCACTTCGATCGAGCAATATTTGAGGATCGGAAAACTGGACACGATCGTCTGCGCCTCGTCGAGGGTTGCCGCTTCGATCAGCACGAAACCACCGAGATGCTCCTTGATTTCGGCAAATGGGCCATCGGTCGCAGAGACTTCGCCATTGCGCAGGCGCACCGTGATCGCTGTTGACGGTTCGTGTAGGGCGAGCGCCACCTGCAGGTGACCGCTTTCGCGCCAGCGATTGTCGCTGATGATGCACTCCTGTGTGAGCGCATCCCACTCGGTCTGAGGGACCTGCTTGCTTTTTTCCGTGTCGAACCAGATCTGGCATAGAAATTTCATCGATTTCTCCTCATTTAGCGCCGAATTCGTGGATTGGTCGCACCTCGATCGCGCCGAGTTTGGCGAGCGGGATGCCGGCGGCAACGCGGACGGCGTCGTTCAGGTCCTTGGCTTCGATGAGAATGAAGCCGCCGAGCGCTTCCTTCGTCTCGGAGAAGGGGCCATCTGTCACCGATGTCTCGCCGCGGCGCACCCGAACCGTCACCGCCGATGTTGGCGGCTGCAGCGCCTGCGCGACAATCATATGCCCGCTTTCCACCAGGTCCCTGTCGTAATTCAGGGAATTCGCGTCGAGTTCGACTCTCTCCTCTTTGGTCATGGCGTCGAGTATCGCGCCATCGAACCAGACCTGGCAGAGATATTTCATCGCGGACAGCCTCCTTGCAGGGTTTCTATACCTCTGGACGAACG is part of the Rhizobium bangladeshense genome and encodes:
- a CDS encoding aspartate aminotransferase family protein, with the protein product MPDTYPPSNLAAIDAAHHLHPFADMKKLNADGTRVIQRGEGVYIFDDRGRKYLDGFAGLWCVNIGYGRREIADAVARQMNELPYYNTFFGTTSTPATLLAQKVTSHAGARFNHIFFTGSGSEANDTWFRMARVYWSAVGKPSKKIVISRKNGYHGSTVAGASLGGMKYMHEQGDLPIPGIVHIGQPYWYGEGGDLSPAEFGLKVARELEAKIDELGEENVAAFVAEPVQGAAGVIIPPETYWPEIDRICKARNILLVTDEVICGFGRLGAWFGHQHFGVEPDLAPIAKGLSSGYLPIGGVLVSDRIADVLINEVGEFNHGFTYSGHPVCAAAALENLRIIEEERLVERVRDDIGPYFDKAWAALSEHDLVGEADSIGLMGGLQLAADKRTRARYEKPDQIGALVRNHALANGLVLRATADRMLASPPLIISHAEVDEMARVTKLALDAAWKELRS
- a CDS encoding ArnT family glycosyltransferase; translation: MTETSNRDIRWIFVLLAAYFALQIGVRLATSHSLDLDEAEQAFRSQWLAAGYGPQPPFYNWLQYTVFLFAGVSLVALSVVKNLLLFTSYLLYGLTAQLILRDKRLVVMATLGLLTIPQMVFEMQRDLTHTVAVFFSASLFFYGFILSLKRPSLASYLVAGIGIGFGLLAKYNFAILPAAALIAALTDARLRTRIFDRRLAVTAVAALVITLPHLFWLKDNLDFATARTLEKMTASGDASYPMQVAMGAGSLALATVGFAGLTVAVFAVVFGKSLRPSLTAQSEWTRLIERMMLIFLTGILLLIVFGGAAGIKDRWLVPMLFIVPLYLCLKIEAAGVETSKAFRRFMPVIAVIMIGVPAALYGSVASARFTGHYERLNRPYADMLESLRKKAEPAAILAGDSLLAGNLRQDISGIPVLSMDYPGFKPDLSGRRPLLLVWLIPHKGKNEALPPDMAQWLQAHLGISAPESSVIDVPYLYSRGDDSYRFGYAWVDQPS
- a CDS encoding glycosyltransferase family 39 protein, which encodes MLEGATRTIRTAALLLAAYFVLNIALRLALPHSLELDEAEQSFFSQYLLAGYGPQPPFYNWMQYAVVSVTGLSMGALIIPKNILLFLCYLFYGLAGREVLKDQALAAAGMLALITLPQVSYMAQQDLTHTTALLFASSLFLYGLFRTLERPDIGSYLLLGLATGIGLISKYNFALMPVAALIAILPDAEWRRRALDWRLLAAIAVALVIVLPHAIWLRSNLEFASSDTLVKMAAGNEPAGALRIGKGILAFVVAIIAFAALPVAIFAAAFRGDFIRALSTGNRWTRMMERMMFASLAGILLIVLFTGSTTVRERWLDPFLLVLPIYFLAKMKAAGLELSAGLRRFWPVVPVLMACVLIALGFRVVGAGLIGTYSRPNVPMADLARDMTRQAEPALIIASDTYVGGNMRLMHPDVPVVIPDFPAAGIPAYAASGGPVLIVWRGKKTATAADAVMPERFSSALAAADITPQEIGAVSLPYYFGRQGDNFALGYAWVRPGQDK
- a CDS encoding glycosyltransferase family 2 protein — encoded protein: MQTTVEPIRGTNDPVQSLELSLVVPVFNEEESVGPLVERILAAMAQYPHRWELILVDDGSTDATLVNARKFVGREGLVLRIVELQRNFGQTAAMQAGIDTARGRLIATMDGDLQNDPKDIPSMVSELERRELDLLVGWRKNRQDGLLLRKIPSWCANYLIGRITGVKLHDYGCSLKIYRASIIKQVKLMGEMHRFIPAWVAGVVPSSRIGEMVVTHHAREHGVSKYGISRTFRVILDLLSVMFFMRYKARPGHFFGSLGLGLGAVAILILLYLGFDKFILGNDIGTRPMLMVGVVLLLSSVQMITTGILAEMIARTYYRDDASPNYIVRQIFDDQSRA
- a CDS encoding ArnT family glycosyltransferase, which encodes MLERITRSITSASIFLAVYFLLNIALRVALPHTLDLDEAEQSFYSQYLLAGYGPQPPFYNWIQYAVVSVTGITMWALSVPKNIILFGCYLFYGLAAREVLKSRLLPPIAMLSLITLPQVGLMAQRELTHTVALLFATSLFLFGFFRTLRQPTIGSYLVVGIATGIGLISKYNFAILPFAAFVAVMMDRKWRSRLFDWRLLPAFAIAILIILPHALWLPDNLVSASAPTMERMTADHEAAAGLPRIGQGLLSLVIAVLGFVALPIVLIAAAFRRDFFRALSASSPIIRVIERMMIVSLLAFVGVVIFAGASDIHERWLDPCLLVLLIYLFLKLETAGLDLSAGLARFRPVVPVFMTVILAILLLRIVAIQYIGTYTRTNVPFSGYVAELTKTRKPVLIVAGTKFVAGNMRLRFPDVPVVIPFFPGPGVPEYAAARGPVLVVWRGETANDPTISPGFASDLVKSGIHLKELNTLTLPYLFGDGKHTFSIGYSWVEGGAK
- a CDS encoding lysylphosphatidylglycerol synthase domain-containing protein, giving the protein MKSSTVESQQSWFMRNRMTALTVVIVAAYVLFVQWFWGWPVIIGQWADVGAGPVIGALVALTSTYFLRTWRIYDYFPKETAGRFATLFRVTQIHNLLNIMLPFRTGETSFPLLMRTEFGIPLTRGTSALLVMRLLDLHALLAAAGIGFAFAAADALVAWSLWVVFLLLPVAAFAARKPLLRVAARLLPAKLQKFVVEIENGLPLDAAAFARAWAMTIVNWLVKVIVLAWALDLMGVLPMAASFGGALGGELSSVLPVHAPGGVGTYPAGITAGAIALGASSERMALAVLAQASVNAHLLIIVSALTGTAISLPLGRRGKL
- a CDS encoding RNA polymerase sigma factor — protein: MENVIEEIYRTQSRRVLATLIRLLGDFDRAEEALQDAFAAAARTWPTDGIPVNPFAWLVSTGRFKAIDTIRRRARFDASQQHIEDSLYSVDETEIGDMEAIEDDMLRLIFTCCHPAIPADAQTAMALREICGLTTEEIAHAFLVPAPTVAQRIVRAKNRIRAANIPYEVPGRDSLPERLDQVLHVIYLVFNEGYSASSGGDVVRADLTAEAIRLARLLLTLLPHPDARGLLALMLLQDSRRLARSDEQGALVLLADQDRSLWDHAKIAEGLALLAEAMRAAEIGAYTVQAAIAAEHVRAPTAEETDWRRITFYYDLLLAAQPSPIVELNRAAAISMTEGPAKGLDLVDAILAREELKAYHLAHAARADFLRRLGRTEEAIAAYQRALSLCRQEPELAFLRKRISELAAAPERQ
- a CDS encoding YciI family protein; this encodes MRYICLIYNCADTDGTLTPDETSELIRAHLAFDEELLREGIMIHSDALEMPDQATVVRVRNSRLSATDGPYVETKEHLAGFYVIEAPDMVKAKEIAGRIPSARYGAVELRPVRTLTLPD
- a CDS encoding YciI family protein, which produces MKFLCQIWFDTEKSKQVPQTEWDALTQECIISDNRWRESGHLQVALALHEPSTAITVRLRNGEVSATDGPFAEIKEHLGGFVLIEAATLDEAQTIVSSFPILKYCSIEVRPAYSIQDGR
- a CDS encoding YciI family protein, whose product is MKYLCQVWFDGAILDAMTKEERVELDANSLNYDRDLVESGHMIVAQALQPPTSAVTVRVRRGETSVTDGPFSETKEALGGFILIEAKDLNDAVRVAAGIPLAKLGAIEVRPIHEFGAK